The following DNA comes from Salvelinus sp. IW2-2015 unplaced genomic scaffold, ASM291031v2 Un_scaffold9479, whole genome shotgun sequence.
agtggactctttgctgcccttcttgacaccaggccatcctccaaaagtctttgcctaactgtgcgtgcagatgtattcacacctgcctgctgccattcctgagcaagctctgtactggtggtgccctgatcccgcagctgaatcaactttaggagacggtcctggcgcttgcaggactttcttgggtgccctgaagccgtcttcacaacaattgaaccgctctccttgaagttcttgatgatccRataaatggttgatttaggtgMAATCTTATTGGCAGCAATAtctttgcctgtgaagccctttttgtgcaacgcacaaatgatgacggcatgtgattccttgcaggtaaccatgattgacagaggaaaaacaatgattccaagcaccaccctccttttgaagcttccagtctgttatttgaactcaatcagcatgacagagtgatctccagccttgtccttgttagcactcacacctgtgttaacgagataatcactgacatgatgtcagctggtccttttgtggcagggctaaaATACAgtggaatttttttggggggattcagttcatttgcatggcattcatctgatcactcttcataatattctggagtatatacaaattgccatcatacaaactgaggctgcagactgtgaaaattaatatttgtgtcattctcaaaacttttggccacgactgtatatatatatgtttgtaaaaGTGTTATGCCGTTAAAGTTAATGTTATTATATCAGGAATGCAATTATGTCATAAAGAGCTGCAAAACTTTATCCACTAATTtcggagtgtgtgggtgtgtgtgttcagtgtgtgtgtgtatagacgtgtatgtattggtgtgtgtgtgtgtacctgttttgCCTCCTCCCCCAGACTGTCCCACATGGAGGCCACTATCTTGGACACGTCCCCGAAGGTGGCGTTGGGGTTGGAGCTCTTGATGGCCGCCTGGGTGTCCCTGAAGAAGAGGGCGTAGGCCGAAACGGGCTTCGACGGCTCGTTGGggtcctttttcttcttcttcttctgcggTTTGGTCTTGGGCTTCATCATCTCTGAGGAAGGCCGCTTCTCGCCCGTCATCTGGAAGAATATAAAAAAACGATGCATTTGTCTCCTGTCTTTCTGTTTGAAGACTGAACAAGAAGACAACTGCTCACTCAAAGAGAATTATACTGTATGACAGGGGTAAGAAACGCAGTATCAACTGTTCCCTTTCGACATCATTATGTACATTCTCCTCTCTACTACCTGAGGAGAGCAACAGAACACAGTGACAAGACGCTCCCCActcctctcacttcacacctcagtgcacAGCTCCTTCCGTTGGTAACGTTTCACTGCCTCACGTAGACAAATGAACATGGTCAGTGTGCCAACTCATCCGTGTCAACGCCCACCAGACAACTCAAACAAG
Coding sequences within:
- the LOC112079775 gene encoding TOX high mobility group box family member 2-like; this encodes MTGEKRPSSEMMKPKTKPQKKKKKKDPNEPSKPVSAYALFFRDTQAAIKSSNPNATFGDVSKIVASMWDSLGEEAKQ